The following are from one region of the Escherichia sp. E4742 genome:
- the tdcA gene encoding transcriptional regulator TdcA: MSTILLPKTQHLVVFQEVIRSGSIGSAAKELGLTQPAVSKIINDIEDYFGVELVVRKNTGVTLTPAGQLLLSRSESITREMKNMVNEISGMSSEAVVEVSFGFPSLIGFTFMSGMINKFKEVFPRAQVSMYEAQLSSFLPAIRDGRLDFAIGTLSAEMKLQDLHVEPLFESEFVLVASKSRTCTGTTTLESLKNEQWVLPQTNMGYYSELLTTLQRNGISIENIVKTDSVVTIYNLVLNADFLTVIPCDMTSPFGSNQFITIPVEETLPVARYAAVWSKNYRIKKAASVLVELAKEYSSYNGCRRRQLIEAD, from the coding sequence ATGAGCACTATTCTTCTTCCTAAAACGCAGCACCTGGTAGTCTTTCAGGAAGTCATCAGAAGTGGCTCTATTGGCTCGGCTGCAAAAGAATTAGGTTTAACTCAACCTGCTGTAAGTAAAATCATTAATGATATTGAAGATTATTTTGGCGTGGAATTAGTGGTACGGAAAAATACCGGTGTAACGCTGACGCCAGCGGGTCAATTGTTGCTCTCACGTTCCGAATCCATTACCCGCGAAATGAAAAATATGGTTAATGAGATAAGCGGTATGTCCTCTGAAGCTGTGGTGGAAGTCTCATTTGGTTTTCCTTCGCTAATTGGCTTTACCTTTATGTCCGGGATGATCAACAAATTCAAAGAGGTGTTCCCGAGAGCGCAAGTCTCAATGTATGAAGCTCAGTTGTCCTCGTTCTTACCTGCTATCCGCGACGGACGCCTCGATTTTGCGATTGGTACGTTAAGTGCAGAGATGAAGCTTCAGGATTTGCATGTTGAGCCGCTGTTCGAGTCCGAGTTTGTGCTGGTGGCCAGCAAGTCCCGAACATGCACCGGCACTACCACGCTGGAGTCGTTGAAAAACGAACAGTGGGTGTTGCCGCAAACTAATATGGGATACTACAGCGAACTTCTCACCACGTTACAAAGAAATGGCATCAGTATTGAAAACATCGTTAAAACCGACTCAGTCGTGACAATTTATAATCTTGTTCTCAATGCTGATTTCTTAACCGTGATTCCTTGTGATATGACTTCACCTTTTGGTTCTAATCAATTTATTACTATTCCGGTTGAAGAAACGTTGCCCGTGGCGCGATATGCCGCGGTATGGTCAAAAAATTATCGTATTAAAAAAGCAGCATCGGTTTTGGTTGAACTAGCCAAAGAGTATTCATCTTATAATGGGTGTAGACGAAGACAATTAATAGAAGCTGATTAG
- the tdcC gene encoding threonine/serine transporter TdcC codes for MSTSDSIVSSQTKQSSWRKSDTTWTLGLFGTAIGAGVLFFPIRAGFGGLIPILLMLVLAYPIAFYCHRALARLCLSGSNPSGNITETVEEHFGKTGGVVITFLYFFAICPLLWIYGVTITNTFMTFWENQLGFAALNRGFVALFLLLLMAFVIWFGKDLMVKVMSYLVWPFIASLVLISLSLIPYWNSAVIDQVDLGALTLTGHDGILITVWLGISIMVFSFNFSPIVSSFVVSKREEYEKDFGRDFTEQKCSQIISRASMLMVAVVMFFAFSCLFTLSPANMAEAKAQNIPVLSYLANHFASMSGEKSTFATVLEYAASIIALVAIFKSFFGHYLGTLEGLNGLVLKFGYKGDKTKVSSGKLNTISMIFIMGSTWVVAYANPNILDLIEAMGAPIIASLLCLLPMYAIRKAPSLAKYRGRLDNVFVTVIGLLTILNIVYKLF; via the coding sequence ATGAGTACTTCAGATAGCATTGTATCCAGCCAGACAAAACAATCGTCCTGGCGTAAATCAGATACCACATGGACGTTGGGTTTGTTCGGCACAGCTATTGGTGCTGGCGTGCTGTTCTTCCCTATCCGCGCAGGTTTTGGCGGACTGATCCCGATTCTTCTGATGTTGGTATTGGCATACCCCATCGCGTTTTATTGCCACCGGGCGCTGGCGCGTCTGTGTCTTTCTGGCTCTAACCCTTCCGGCAACATTACGGAAACGGTGGAAGAGCACTTTGGTAAAACTGGTGGCGTGGTCATCACGTTCCTGTACTTCTTCGCGATTTGCCCACTGTTGTGGATTTATGGCGTCACTATTACCAACACCTTTATGACGTTCTGGGAAAACCAGCTTGGCTTTGCGGCGTTGAACCGCGGCTTCGTGGCGCTGTTCCTGCTGCTGCTGATGGCGTTCGTCATTTGGTTTGGTAAGGATCTGATGGTTAAAGTGATGAGTTACCTGGTGTGGCCGTTTATCGCCAGCCTGGTGCTGATTTCTCTGTCGCTGATCCCTTACTGGAACTCTGCGGTTATCGATCAAGTTGACCTCGGCGCGCTGACGTTAACCGGTCATGACGGTATCCTGATCACCGTCTGGTTGGGGATTTCCATCATGGTCTTCTCCTTTAACTTCTCGCCAATCGTCTCTTCCTTCGTCGTTTCTAAGCGTGAAGAGTATGAGAAAGACTTCGGTCGCGACTTCACTGAGCAGAAATGCTCACAGATCATCTCCCGTGCCAGCATGCTGATGGTTGCCGTGGTGATGTTCTTTGCCTTCAGCTGCCTGTTTACGCTGTCTCCGGCAAACATGGCGGAAGCAAAAGCACAGAACATTCCGGTGCTTTCTTATCTGGCTAACCACTTTGCTTCCATGTCCGGTGAGAAATCGACGTTCGCCACCGTACTGGAATATGCCGCTTCTATCATCGCACTGGTTGCTATCTTCAAATCTTTCTTCGGTCACTATCTGGGAACGCTGGAAGGTCTGAACGGTCTGGTACTGAAGTTCGGCTACAAAGGCGATAAGACGAAAGTGTCTTCCGGCAAACTGAACACCATCAGCATGATCTTCATCATGGGTTCCACCTGGGTAGTTGCTTACGCCAACCCGAACATTCTGGACCTGATTGAAGCCATGGGCGCGCCGATTATCGCTTCACTGCTGTGCCTGTTGCCGATGTATGCCATCCGTAAAGCGCCGTCGCTGGCGAAATACCGTGGTCGTCTGGATAACGTGTTTGTTACCGTGATTGGTCTGCTGACCATCCTGAACATCGTGTACAAACTGTTTTAA
- the tdcB gene encoding bifunctional threonine ammonia-lyase/L-serine ammonia-lyase TdcB: MHITYDLPVAIDDIIEAKQRLAGRIYKTGMPRSNYFSERCKGEIFLKFENMQRTGSFKIRGAFNKLSSLTDAEKRKGVVACSAGNHAQGVSLSCAMLGIDGKVVMPKGAPKSKVAATCDYSAEVVLHGDNFNDTIAKVSEIVETEGRIFIPPYDDPKVIAGQGTIGLEIMEDLYDVDNVIVPIGGGGLIAGIAVAIKSINPTIRVIGVQSENVHGMAASFHSGEITTHRTTGTLADGCDVARPGNLTYEIVRELVDDIVLVSEDEIRNSMIALIQRNKVVTEGAGALACAALLSGKLDQYIQNRKTVSIISGGNIDLSRVSQITGFVDA, from the coding sequence ATGCATATTACATACGATCTCCCGGTTGCTATTGATGACATTATTGAAGCAAAACAACGACTGGCTGGGCGAATTTATAAAACAGGCATGCCTCGATCCAATTATTTTAGTGAACGTTGCAAAGGTGAAATATTCCTTAAGTTTGAAAATATGCAGCGTACTGGTTCATTTAAAATTCGTGGCGCATTTAATAAATTAAGCTCTTTAACCGATGCTGAAAAACGCAAAGGTGTGGTGGCCTGTTCTGCGGGTAACCATGCGCAAGGGGTTTCGCTCTCCTGCGCCATGCTGGGCATCGACGGGAAAGTAGTAATGCCGAAAGGCGCGCCAAAATCCAAGGTCGCGGCGACATGTGACTACTCCGCTGAAGTTGTTCTGCACGGCGACAACTTTAACGATACCATCGCCAAAGTTAGCGAAATTGTCGAAACGGAAGGCCGTATTTTTATCCCACCTTATGATGATCCGAAAGTGATTGCCGGTCAGGGAACGATTGGCCTGGAAATTATGGAAGATCTCTATGATGTCGATAATGTGATTGTGCCAATTGGCGGTGGCGGTTTAATTGCTGGTATTGCGGTAGCGATTAAATCTATTAACCCGACAATTCGTGTTATTGGTGTGCAATCAGAAAACGTTCACGGCATGGCGGCTTCTTTCCACTCGGGAGAAATAACCACGCACCGAACTACCGGCACCCTGGCGGATGGTTGTGATGTCGCCCGCCCGGGTAATTTAACTTACGAAATCGTTCGTGAATTAGTCGATGACATCGTGTTGGTCAGCGAAGACGAAATCAGAAACAGTATGATTGCCTTAATTCAGCGCAATAAAGTCGTCACCGAAGGCGCAGGCGCTCTGGCATGTGCTGCGTTATTAAGCGGTAAATTAGACCAATATATTCAAAACAGAAAAACCGTCAGCATTATTTCCGGCGGTAATATCGATCTTTCTCGCGTCTCTCAAATCACCGGTTTCGTTGACGCTTAA